The following proteins come from a genomic window of Iamia sp. SCSIO 61187:
- a CDS encoding diguanylate cyclase domain-containing protein, which produces MEPMEGDGPTGRASPSPTAVMGADRTPTWLASIVEQGRDAVAAFGPDGILVYANPAAIDLLRLRPDEVVGTNAFDLVHPDDLERALANIGGMAQGARPLPGLIRLRRGDGEWVVYELTPSVIDPEPDRAEPRPGPLTAVTIRDTAQQDAQWRFLTVLSSGADVRQCFTVLAGGLSTPTDGPLAIAYDGPGGVRLTAGPLPPDLVGVAEGEVDRTVGTPWATALSTGQPVAVAADDLPAPWAERAAEIGAEACVAVPVPDPSGARPALIVQWPARRAMADILVESLARRPRQAVILALDRRDAQRRLEHLAHHDALTGLLNRARFFARLTELASAGRAYGVLYVDLDRFKPVNDRLGHVVGDHTLVVCARRLERAVGPGDLVARLGGDEFAIACPDVGQDVLEARAARIVDTLGQPFRIGDDLVDVGASVGVARTEVGDPPDAVVAAADGALYEAKRAGRSTWRRAVAVGPAGSRADVEAVRWSGSGPRPFR; this is translated from the coding sequence ATGGAGCCGATGGAGGGCGATGGTCCGACGGGGAGAGCATCGCCCAGCCCCACCGCGGTGATGGGCGCGGACCGCACCCCGACGTGGCTGGCGTCGATCGTCGAGCAGGGGCGTGACGCCGTCGCCGCCTTCGGGCCCGACGGGATCCTGGTGTACGCCAACCCGGCGGCGATCGACCTGCTGCGACTGCGGCCCGACGAGGTGGTCGGCACCAACGCCTTCGACCTCGTCCACCCCGACGACCTCGAACGGGCGCTGGCCAACATCGGCGGCATGGCGCAGGGGGCCCGTCCGCTGCCCGGCCTGATCCGCCTCCGACGGGGCGACGGCGAGTGGGTGGTCTACGAGCTCACCCCGTCGGTGATCGATCCCGAACCCGACCGCGCCGAGCCCCGTCCCGGGCCGCTCACCGCGGTCACGATCCGCGACACCGCCCAGCAGGACGCCCAGTGGCGCTTCCTCACCGTCTTGTCCAGCGGGGCCGACGTCCGGCAGTGCTTCACCGTCCTGGCCGGCGGGCTGAGCACGCCGACGGACGGCCCGCTGGCCATCGCCTACGACGGTCCCGGCGGCGTCCGCCTCACCGCCGGCCCCCTCCCGCCCGACCTGGTCGGGGTGGCCGAGGGGGAGGTCGACCGCACCGTCGGCACCCCGTGGGCCACCGCCCTGAGCACCGGCCAACCCGTCGCCGTGGCGGCGGACGACCTGCCGGCGCCGTGGGCCGAGCGGGCCGCCGAGATCGGGGCCGAGGCGTGCGTGGCCGTGCCCGTGCCCGACCCCTCGGGTGCCCGCCCGGCGCTCATCGTCCAGTGGCCGGCTCGCCGGGCCATGGCCGACATCCTGGTCGAGTCGCTGGCCCGCCGTCCCCGTCAGGCCGTCATCTTGGCCCTCGACCGGCGCGACGCCCAGCGTCGGCTCGAGCACCTGGCCCACCACGACGCCCTCACCGGGCTCCTGAACCGGGCCCGCTTCTTCGCCCGTCTCACCGAGCTGGCCTCGGCGGGCCGGGCCTACGGCGTGCTCTACGTCGACCTCGACCGCTTCAAGCCGGTGAACGACCGGCTGGGCCACGTCGTCGGCGACCACACCCTCGTCGTCTGCGCCCGCCGCCTCGAGCGGGCCGTGGGGCCGGGCGACCTGGTGGCCCGCCTGGGGGGCGACGAGTTCGCCATCGCCTGCCCCGACGTTGGCCAGGACGTGCTCGAGGCCCGCGCCGCCCGGATCGTCGACACCCTGGGCCAGCCCTTCCGCATCGGCGACGACCTGGTCGACGTCGGGGCCAGCGTGGGCGTGGCCCGCACCGAGGTCGGCGATCCGCCCGACGCCGTGGTCGCCGCGGCCGACGGCGCCCTCTACGAGGCCAAGCGGGCCGGCCGCTCGACCTGGCGCCGGGCGGTCGCGGTCGGCCCCGCCGGGTCCCGGGCCGACGTCGAGGCCGTCCGCTGGTCGGGCTCGGGACCTCGCCCCTTCCGCTGA
- a CDS encoding TetR/AcrR family transcriptional regulator, whose amino-acid sequence MADRPLGRRARQAQQTHDEILQAARRLFAETGYARTTVRQIAAAAGVSTQTVYDSVGSKQALVEQLNDLIDEEAEVLAVAGEAMASGDPAVLAALPARVTRAILETCGDIVHAVWSGAAAEPDLAAVQAEGHRRHLGGARRVAVALDDLGALRPGTDVEAAGETLAVLSDISLAVLLRDSYGWSHERIEAWVVATTTELVLTGL is encoded by the coding sequence GTGGCCGACCGACCCCTGGGCCGCCGCGCCCGGCAGGCGCAGCAGACCCACGACGAGATCCTCCAGGCCGCCCGCCGTCTCTTCGCCGAGACGGGCTACGCCCGCACCACCGTCCGCCAGATCGCCGCCGCCGCCGGCGTGTCGACCCAGACGGTCTACGACAGCGTCGGGTCGAAGCAGGCGCTGGTCGAGCAGCTCAACGACCTGATCGACGAGGAGGCCGAGGTCCTGGCCGTGGCCGGTGAGGCCATGGCATCGGGCGACCCCGCCGTCCTCGCCGCCCTCCCGGCGCGGGTCACCCGCGCCATCCTCGAGACCTGCGGCGACATCGTCCACGCCGTCTGGTCCGGCGCCGCAGCCGAGCCCGACCTGGCCGCGGTGCAGGCCGAGGGCCACCGGCGCCACCTCGGCGGCGCCCGGCGGGTGGCCGTGGCGCTCGACGACCTGGGGGCCCTGCGCCCCGGCACCGACGTCGAGGCCGCCGGCGAGACCCTCGCGGTCCTGTCCGACATCAGCCTCGCCGTCCTCCTGCGCGACTCCTACGGGTGGTCGCACGAGCGGATCGAGGCCTGGGTCGTCGCGACCACCACCGAGCTCGTCCTGACCGGTCTCTGA
- a CDS encoding SgcJ/EcaC family oxidoreductase produces MTTITATTTACRVLARLEHAWNSADGDAYGRQYTEDATFVNVDGLLATGPAAIAAGHDHIFSTIYAGSTNRMHLVEAVPVADGVIAAVSRNTLDVPAGPLAGVRQALVTSVLVGGADGWRISASQTTLVGAR; encoded by the coding sequence ATGACCACCATCACCGCCACCACCACCGCGTGCCGGGTGCTCGCCCGCCTCGAGCACGCCTGGAACAGCGCCGACGGCGACGCCTACGGCCGCCAGTACACCGAGGACGCGACGTTCGTGAACGTCGACGGTCTCCTCGCCACCGGGCCCGCCGCCATCGCCGCCGGCCACGACCACATCTTCTCGACGATCTACGCCGGCAGCACCAACCGCATGCACCTCGTCGAGGCCGTCCCCGTCGCCGACGGGGTCATCGCCGCCGTCTCCCGCAACACCCTCGACGTCCCGGCCGGGCCCCTCGCCGGCGTGCGCCAGGCGCTGGTCACCTCGGTGCTCGTCGGCGGGGCCGACGGCTGGCGCATCAGCGCCTCCCAGACCACCCTGGTCGGTGCCCGATGA
- a CDS encoding ATP-binding protein: MPSLTLAPRLDNIAVARQFVMDAARPGVGDPDAVGVMASELVTNVFVHARTPVTLTVRLGPPVRVEVADGATASSTFRRFLEHAPPTAEPTALGGRGLGIVHALATRVGLDIDPAGGKVVWFEV, from the coding sequence GTGCCTAGTCTCACGCTCGCTCCCCGGCTCGACAACATCGCCGTCGCTCGCCAGTTCGTGATGGACGCGGCCCGGCCCGGCGTCGGGGACCCCGATGCCGTGGGGGTCATGGCCAGCGAGCTCGTCACCAACGTGTTCGTCCACGCCCGCACACCGGTGACCCTGACCGTGCGCCTCGGGCCTCCGGTGCGGGTCGAGGTCGCCGACGGCGCCACCGCCTCCTCGACGTTCCGCCGGTTCCTCGAGCACGCCCCGCCGACGGCCGAGCCCACGGCCCTCGGCGGACGGGGTCTCGGGATCGTGCACGCCCTGGCGACCCGCGTGGGGCTCGACATCGATCCCGCAGGCGGCAAGGTCGTCTGGTTCGAGGTGTAG
- a CDS encoding thioesterase family protein has protein sequence MPDDTTDDVPWLFDDATTVRPGAVEGDWDVDLRDEFTIVNGHPNGGYLLALLGRAAVAAVGQEDRHVVGATATYVSPPTTGPAVVRTEVLRRGRTASQVRAALVQDDKVTVDVVMTVAALSADPPAWGEIAPVEMPDEATCRADSRTGRSAIVGLPEPPLAKVMRVSFDPEVLSFLSGEPSGRGELRAWLSLADGRPWDPLALLFAVDALPPATFEVAMTGWVPTLSLTAYVRALPAPGPLRIRFRANVIAGGFVDETADVWDATGRLVAQSTQLAAIRL, from the coding sequence ATGCCCGACGACACCACCGACGACGTCCCCTGGCTGTTCGACGACGCCACCACCGTCCGCCCCGGCGCGGTCGAGGGCGACTGGGACGTCGACCTGCGGGACGAGTTCACCATCGTCAACGGTCACCCGAACGGTGGCTACCTCCTCGCCCTCCTCGGTCGGGCCGCCGTCGCCGCCGTCGGCCAGGAGGACCGCCATGTCGTCGGGGCGACGGCGACCTACGTCAGCCCGCCGACCACCGGTCCCGCCGTCGTGCGGACCGAGGTCCTCCGCCGGGGGCGCACCGCCTCGCAGGTCCGGGCCGCCCTCGTGCAGGACGACAAGGTCACCGTCGACGTCGTCATGACCGTCGCCGCCCTCTCCGCCGACCCCCCGGCGTGGGGCGAGATCGCCCCGGTCGAGATGCCCGACGAGGCGACCTGCCGGGCCGACAGCCGCACCGGCCGCTCGGCCATCGTGGGCCTGCCCGAGCCGCCGCTGGCCAAGGTGATGCGGGTGTCGTTCGACCCCGAGGTCCTGTCGTTCCTGTCGGGCGAGCCCAGCGGCCGGGGCGAGCTGCGGGCCTGGCTGTCGCTGGCCGACGGTCGCCCGTGGGACCCGCTGGCCCTGCTGTTCGCCGTCGACGCCCTCCCGCCGGCGACCTTCGAGGTGGCGATGACCGGGTGGGTCCCGACCCTCAGCCTCACGGCCTACGTCAGGGCCCTCCCCGCTCCCGGGCCGCTGCGGATCCGCTTCCGGGCCAACGTGATCGCCGGCGGCTTCGTCGACGAGACCGCCGACGTGTGGGACGCCACCGGCCGCCTCGTCGCCCAGTCCACCCAGCTGGCCGCCATCCGCCTCTGA